Proteins encoded in a region of the Paucibacter sediminis genome:
- a CDS encoding outer membrane beta-barrel protein: MSGRLQTHLTMLLAIVAACFMTSRAEADVLVGPYAGANAGLYSRYELSCDQALACDRSAKLSGKVYGGYAFGQFGFEAMAFQVGAAQGQAGTLRSSGVALLGVLPLNSGDFSFKGKLGLAYARGTAQHDGTSSSQSSVQPVLGTSFAYAISKSVSLNADWDQLRAKTGSEGPRTRVNMFSLGLSVHF; encoded by the coding sequence ATGAGCGGACGACTGCAAACCCACCTGACCATGCTGCTGGCGATCGTCGCGGCCTGCTTCATGACGAGCCGCGCCGAGGCCGATGTGCTGGTGGGCCCTTATGCGGGCGCGAATGCGGGCCTCTACAGCCGTTACGAGCTGAGCTGCGACCAGGCGCTGGCCTGCGACCGCAGCGCCAAGCTCAGCGGCAAGGTCTACGGCGGCTATGCCTTCGGCCAGTTCGGCTTCGAGGCCATGGCCTTCCAGGTCGGCGCGGCCCAGGGCCAGGCCGGCACCCTGCGCAGCTCGGGCGTGGCCCTGCTGGGCGTGCTGCCGCTCAACAGCGGCGACTTCAGCTTCAAGGGCAAGCTGGGTCTCGCCTATGCGCGCGGCACGGCGCAGCACGATGGCACCAGCAGCAGCCAGTCCAGCGTGCAGCCGGTGCTGGGCACCAGCTTTGCCTATGCGATCAGCAAGTCCGTGTCGCTCAACGCCGACTGGGACCAGCTGCGCGCCAAGACCGGCAGCGAAGGCCCGCGCACCCGCGTCAATATGTTCTCGCTGGGTCTCAGCGTGCACTTCTAA
- the ispD gene encoding 2-C-methyl-D-erythritol 4-phosphate cytidylyltransferase, translating to MSNYATGLQPRCYALVPAAGVGARSGAAGPKQYVSLAGRPMMAHTLAALRRVPGLAATLVVLSPEDDQFESLLPEFEGETAWVARCGGATRADTVAAGLRELQARGAQPHDWVLVHDAARCLLQPAWVEQLMAACAGDEVGGLLALPLADTLKAEQGGRVAATVDRQGKWAAQTPQMFRLGLLQPALAHAESAGAAVTDEASAIEALGHRPLLVASSLENFKVTWPADFALAERLLRSRG from the coding sequence ATGAGCAATTACGCAACAGGCCTGCAGCCACGCTGCTATGCCCTGGTGCCGGCGGCGGGCGTCGGTGCCCGATCCGGCGCCGCCGGCCCCAAGCAATACGTCAGCTTGGCCGGCCGGCCCATGATGGCCCACACCCTGGCCGCGCTGCGCCGGGTGCCAGGTCTTGCCGCCACCCTGGTGGTGTTGTCGCCCGAGGACGATCAGTTCGAGAGCCTGCTGCCCGAGTTCGAGGGCGAGACTGCCTGGGTGGCGCGCTGCGGTGGCGCCACGCGCGCCGACACGGTGGCCGCCGGCCTGCGCGAGCTGCAGGCGCGCGGCGCCCAGCCGCACGACTGGGTGCTGGTGCACGACGCCGCGCGCTGCTTGCTGCAGCCGGCCTGGGTCGAGCAGCTGATGGCCGCCTGCGCGGGCGACGAGGTGGGCGGCCTGCTGGCCCTGCCGCTGGCCGATACCCTGAAGGCGGAGCAGGGCGGGCGCGTGGCCGCCACGGTGGACCGGCAGGGCAAATGGGCGGCGCAGACGCCGCAGATGTTCCGCCTTGGCCTGCTGCAGCCGGCGCTGGCCCATGCCGAGTCGGCCGGCGCGGCCGTCACCGACGAGGCCAGCGCCATCGAGGCCCTGGGCCATCGGCCCCTGCTGGTGGCCAGCAGCCTGGAGAACTTCAAGGTCACTTGGCCGGCGGACTTCGCGCTGGCCGAGCGCCTGCTGCGCAGCCGCGGCTGA
- a CDS encoding CCXG family PEP-CTERM protein translates to MKRRLLAIASFAIACGAQASVISFETATSGAGAQASAAAYLSVVSGAMADASHQQTVLSLYDGVSNHSVFGGSVSNVAYMSTIDFGVSDALAGLWSLRAGVDFGHGGAIFLDGVALGYKSTDMWWGGSYADVNQSFQFSNVSIAAGSHQLKIVGLEGCCDGGTQAQFATNGRSFQTFGANDGLVQRVPEPGTLVLLAGSLGAFGLSRRRKR, encoded by the coding sequence ATGAAGCGCCGCCTGCTCGCCATCGCCTCGTTCGCCATCGCCTGTGGCGCCCAAGCCAGCGTCATCAGCTTCGAGACCGCCACCTCGGGTGCCGGAGCGCAGGCCAGCGCGGCGGCCTATCTCAGCGTCGTGAGCGGCGCGATGGCCGATGCCAGCCATCAGCAAACGGTGCTGAGCCTGTATGACGGCGTGAGCAACCACTCGGTGTTCGGCGGCAGCGTCAGCAACGTGGCTTATATGTCGACCATCGACTTCGGCGTCAGCGATGCCCTGGCCGGCCTGTGGTCGCTGCGCGCCGGGGTCGACTTCGGCCACGGCGGCGCCATATTCCTGGACGGCGTCGCCTTGGGCTACAAGAGCACCGATATGTGGTGGGGCGGCAGCTACGCCGATGTGAACCAGTCCTTCCAGTTCAGCAACGTCAGCATCGCCGCTGGCAGTCATCAGCTCAAGATCGTGGGCCTGGAAGGCTGCTGCGATGGCGGCACGCAGGCGCAGTTCGCCACCAACGGCCGCAGCTTCCAGACCTTTGGTGCCAACGACGGCCTGGTGCAGCGCGTGCCCGAGCCCGGCACCCTGGTCCTGCTGGCGGGCAGCCTGGGGGCCTTTGGCCTGAGCCGCCGCCGCAAGCGCTGA
- a CDS encoding acetyl-CoA hydrolase/transferase family protein encodes MMLSDHRVQNSQLRGRLMSAEAAAALIPSGANVGMSGFTGAGYPKAVPQALAARIERAADAGEPFRIGLWTGASTAPELDGALARVHGVQMRLPYQSDPTSRKQINAGEMEYTDIHLSHVAQYVWFGFLGKLDVAVIEVAGVLPDGRLIPSTSVGNNKTWLDQADKIILEVNSLQSLGLAGMHDIYYGTELPPRRVPIPLTRVSDRIGEPYLHCDLSKVIAVVETRQPDRNSVYAEPDANSRAIAAHLIEFFQQEIKLGRLTSDLLPLQSGVGNVANAVLAGLNEGPFEHLTAYTEVLQDGMLAMLQSGKLARASATALSLSPAAAELFEREIDFFSERIVLRPQEISNHPEVIRRLGLIAMNSMIEADIYGNVNSTHVMGSSIMNGIGGSGDFARNAYMSIFMTPSTAKGGAISCIVPMVSHVDHTEHDVQIIVTEQGLADLRGLSPKERARVVIERCAHPDYRPALLDYFERARQGGGGQHTPHLLDEALAWHSRYLREGRMLP; translated from the coding sequence ATGATGCTATCCGATCACCGTGTGCAAAACAGTCAGTTACGTGGACGCCTGATGTCCGCCGAGGCCGCCGCCGCGCTGATCCCCTCGGGGGCCAATGTGGGCATGAGCGGCTTCACCGGTGCCGGCTATCCCAAGGCCGTGCCGCAGGCGTTGGCGGCACGCATCGAGCGCGCGGCGGACGCCGGCGAGCCCTTCCGCATCGGCCTGTGGACCGGCGCCTCCACCGCGCCCGAGCTCGACGGCGCGCTGGCGCGCGTGCATGGCGTGCAGATGCGCCTGCCCTACCAGTCCGACCCCACCAGCCGCAAGCAGATCAATGCCGGCGAGATGGAGTACACCGACATCCACCTGAGCCATGTGGCCCAGTATGTCTGGTTCGGCTTTCTGGGCAAGCTGGACGTGGCGGTGATCGAGGTGGCGGGCGTGCTGCCCGATGGCCGCCTGATTCCCTCCACCTCGGTGGGCAACAACAAGACCTGGCTGGACCAGGCCGACAAGATCATTCTCGAGGTCAACTCGCTGCAGAGCCTGGGCCTGGCCGGCATGCACGACATCTACTACGGCACCGAGCTGCCGCCGCGGCGCGTGCCCATCCCGCTCACGCGCGTGTCCGACCGCATCGGCGAGCCCTATCTGCATTGCGATCTCAGCAAGGTGATCGCGGTGGTGGAAACGCGCCAGCCGGATCGCAACTCGGTCTATGCCGAGCCGGACGCCAACTCGCGCGCGATCGCCGCGCACCTGATCGAGTTCTTCCAGCAGGAGATCAAGCTGGGCCGGCTCACGTCCGATCTGCTGCCGCTGCAGTCGGGCGTGGGCAATGTCGCGAACGCCGTGCTGGCCGGCCTCAACGAGGGGCCGTTCGAGCACCTGACCGCCTATACCGAAGTGTTGCAGGACGGCATGCTGGCGATGCTGCAGTCCGGCAAGCTGGCGCGCGCCTCGGCCACCGCGCTCTCGCTGAGCCCGGCGGCGGCCGAGTTGTTCGAGCGCGAGATCGATTTCTTCAGCGAGCGCATCGTGCTGCGGCCGCAGGAGATCAGCAACCACCCTGAGGTGATACGGCGCCTCGGCCTGATCGCGATGAACTCGATGATCGAGGCCGACATCTACGGCAACGTCAACTCCACCCATGTGATGGGCAGCAGCATCATGAACGGCATCGGCGGCTCGGGCGACTTTGCGCGCAACGCCTATATGTCGATCTTCATGACGCCGTCCACCGCCAAGGGCGGGGCGATCTCCTGCATCGTGCCGATGGTCTCGCATGTGGACCATACCGAGCACGATGTGCAAATCATCGTCACCGAGCAGGGCCTGGCCGATCTGCGCGGGCTCTCGCCCAAGGAGCGCGCGCGCGTCGTCATCGAGCGCTGCGCCCACCCCGACTACCGGCCCGCGCTGCTGGACTATTTCGAACGGGCCCGGCAGGGCGGTGGCGGTCAGCACACCCCGCATCTGCTCGACGAGGCCCTCGCCTGGCACAGCCGCTATCTGCGCGAAGGGCGCATGCTGCCGTGA
- a CDS encoding cache domain-containing protein, whose translation MPKLPMCALALAVLAAGANAQPPGASSEEDALALLRQAQAYLKANGLDKATAEFNRLDSPFNSRSAINPHGDLYLYSVAPDGFQAVHGKNPKIRGKVMIEMRDADGFYLIREFVRLCFHTKEGKGWVLYKWPHPITKQVEPKRGYVERVPELPELCLGTGIYR comes from the coding sequence ATGCCGAAACTGCCGATGTGCGCCCTCGCCCTGGCCGTGCTGGCGGCCGGCGCGAACGCGCAGCCGCCGGGTGCCAGCAGCGAGGAGGATGCGCTGGCGCTGCTGCGCCAGGCGCAGGCCTACTTGAAGGCCAACGGCCTGGACAAGGCCACCGCCGAGTTCAACCGCCTCGACAGCCCCTTCAACAGCCGGAGCGCCATCAACCCGCATGGCGATCTCTACCTCTACAGCGTCGCGCCCGACGGTTTCCAGGCGGTGCATGGCAAGAATCCCAAGATCCGCGGCAAGGTGATGATCGAGATGCGCGACGCCGATGGCTTCTACCTGATCCGCGAATTCGTGCGCCTGTGCTTCCACACCAAGGAGGGCAAGGGCTGGGTGCTATACAAATGGCCGCATCCCATCACCAAGCAGGTGGAGCCCAAGCGCGGCTATGTGGAACGGGTGCCCGAGCTGCCCGAGCTGTGCCTGGGCACCGGCATCTATCGCTAG
- a CDS encoding ATP-binding protein, protein MPTLTPLLKSLNEGSRGARLVLLLFAALMMAAIVAQTWLAIRQDQAMTLQAEREHGLTAVRLLEEHAKQILTDADGNINSLMRAIELERREQPASDALIRSVLTRAQPFNRILTSFQFVNTQGAAAVSTTDYPAYQTDADDRGYIGYLLKHPLQSAPVLGRPFPRYYDGELILPLARNYASADGEYHGVLSTDISVAYFSKFYRHIAEDSHALVSLLSHEGFLIVRTPHKDSYVGLDVSASPTFARLRGAAEEGMFEGSNFLDEEGLTPRLYFYKKVEGYPLTAIYARAMDEVLAGWHIRSRDRIAFGAAMLLFVGLLSFFLLRHIRRLESSRISLKQSQAKFANIFQHSPVPLALVRLADDCFVEANEAFLTLFAYRAEDFIGRTPLQLGIWADYADRQPYLELLDRDGRLSEYEVTLVNQRGEFMRCVVSAQVFESDEGRILIFSPVDVTQQRAAEGRLRQLELQLREAQKMEAIGTLAGGIAHDFNNILAAILGNVGMARQDVPKSHPVRGFLDEINKAAVRARGLVQQILAFSRRQPHQMLAQPLRPIVAETLSLLRATLPARVALDAQLSDEPLLVAADATQLQQVLMNLCTNGWHALVGSTGRLTVGCARLHLGGNADARLSQLPRGDYAHLWVADTGVGMSEELQARIFEPFFTTKPVGQGTGLGLAVVHGIVAAHQGAITVDSQLGQGTTFHILLPLVDEVAADYEAPSSQAAVLDGGGQEHVLYLDDDEVMLLMVERLLKRAGYRVSCCQQAGEALTLLADQAQGVDLFITDFNMPEMSGLEVAELVAELRPGLPVLISSGFITDELLAGAQRVGARAVLQKQNTLEELPGLIRRTLQG, encoded by the coding sequence ATGCCGACCCTGACGCCCCTGCTGAAATCGCTGAACGAGGGTTCACGCGGCGCGCGCCTGGTGCTGCTGCTGTTCGCCGCGCTGATGATGGCGGCGATCGTGGCGCAGACCTGGCTGGCGATCCGCCAGGACCAGGCCATGACGCTGCAGGCCGAGCGCGAGCATGGCCTCACCGCGGTGCGCCTGCTGGAGGAGCATGCCAAGCAGATCCTCACCGACGCCGACGGCAATATCAACTCGCTGATGCGCGCCATCGAGCTGGAGCGGCGCGAGCAGCCCGCCAGCGACGCGCTGATACGTTCGGTGCTGACGCGCGCCCAGCCCTTCAACCGCATCCTCACCTCCTTCCAGTTCGTCAACACCCAGGGCGCGGCCGCGGTCAGCACGACCGACTACCCGGCCTACCAGACCGACGCCGACGACCGCGGCTACATTGGCTACCTGCTCAAGCACCCGCTGCAATCGGCGCCGGTGCTAGGCCGCCCCTTCCCGCGCTACTACGACGGCGAGCTGATCCTGCCGCTGGCGCGCAACTACGCCAGCGCGGACGGCGAGTACCACGGCGTGCTGAGCACCGACATCAGCGTGGCCTATTTCAGCAAGTTCTACCGCCACATCGCCGAAGACAGCCACGCCCTCGTCTCGCTGCTGTCGCACGAGGGCTTTCTGATCGTGCGCACCCCGCACAAGGACAGTTATGTGGGTCTGGACGTCTCGGCCTCGCCCACCTTCGCGCGGCTGCGCGGCGCCGCCGAGGAGGGCATGTTCGAGGGCAGCAACTTCCTCGACGAGGAGGGCCTCACGCCGCGCCTGTACTTCTACAAGAAGGTGGAGGGCTATCCGCTCACCGCCATCTATGCGCGTGCGATGGATGAGGTGCTGGCGGGCTGGCATATCCGCAGCCGCGACCGCATCGCCTTCGGCGCCGCCATGCTGCTGTTCGTGGGCCTGCTGAGCTTCTTCCTGCTGCGCCATATCCGCCGGCTCGAAAGCTCGCGCATCTCGCTCAAGCAGAGCCAGGCCAAGTTCGCCAACATCTTCCAGCATTCGCCCGTGCCGCTGGCGCTGGTGCGGCTGGCCGACGATTGCTTCGTCGAGGCCAACGAGGCCTTTCTGACGCTGTTCGCCTACCGGGCCGAGGACTTCATCGGCCGCACGCCGCTGCAGCTGGGCATCTGGGCCGACTATGCGGACCGCCAGCCCTATCTGGAGCTGCTGGACCGCGATGGCCGCCTCAGCGAGTACGAGGTGACCCTGGTGAACCAGCGTGGCGAATTCATGCGCTGCGTGGTCTCGGCCCAGGTGTTCGAGTCCGACGAGGGCCGCATCCTGATCTTCTCGCCGGTGGACGTGACCCAGCAGCGCGCCGCCGAGGGTCGGCTGCGCCAGCTGGAGCTGCAGCTGCGCGAGGCGCAGAAGATGGAGGCCATCGGCACGCTGGCCGGCGGCATCGCGCACGATTTCAACAACATCCTCGCGGCCATCCTGGGCAATGTGGGCATGGCGCGCCAGGACGTGCCCAAGAGCCATCCGGTGCGCGGCTTCCTGGACGAGATCAACAAGGCGGCGGTGCGCGCGCGCGGCCTGGTGCAGCAAATCCTCGCCTTCAGCCGGCGCCAGCCGCACCAGATGCTGGCCCAGCCCTTGCGCCCCATCGTGGCGGAGACCCTCAGCCTGCTGCGCGCCACGCTGCCCGCCCGCGTGGCCCTGGACGCCCAGCTCAGCGACGAGCCCCTGTTGGTCGCGGCCGATGCCACCCAGCTGCAACAGGTGCTGATGAATCTCTGCACCAACGGCTGGCACGCGCTGGTGGGGAGCACCGGACGCCTCACGGTCGGCTGCGCGCGCCTGCACCTGGGTGGCAACGCCGATGCGCGCCTGTCCCAGCTGCCGCGCGGCGACTACGCCCATCTGTGGGTGGCCGACACCGGCGTCGGCATGTCGGAGGAACTGCAGGCGCGTATCTTCGAGCCCTTCTTCACCACCAAGCCGGTGGGCCAGGGCACCGGCCTGGGTCTGGCGGTGGTGCATGGCATCGTGGCCGCGCACCAGGGTGCCATCACGGTGGACAGCCAGCTCGGCCAGGGCACCACCTTCCACATCCTGCTGCCCCTGGTGGACGAGGTGGCCGCCGATTACGAGGCCCCCAGCTCCCAGGCCGCGGTGCTGGATGGCGGCGGCCAGGAGCATGTGCTCTATCTCGATGACGACGAGGTGATGCTGCTGATGGTGGAGCGCCTGCTCAAGCGCGCCGGCTACCGCGTCAGCTGCTGCCAGCAGGCAGGCGAGGCGCTCACCCTGCTGGCCGACCAGGCGCAGGGCGTGGACCTCTTCATCACCGACTTCAACATGCCCGAGATGTCCGGCCTGGAGGTGGCCGAGCTGGTGGCCGAGTTGCGCCCGGGCCTGCCGGTGCTGATCAGCTCGGGCTTCATCACCGACGAGCTGCTGGCCGGGGCCCAGCGCGTCGGCGCGCGCGCGGTGCTGCAAAAGCAGAACACGCTGGAAGAGCTGCCCGGCCTGATCCGGCGCACCCTGCAGGGCTAA
- a CDS encoding bestrophin family protein codes for MIVRDRPSGLRLFLVVRGSILKQIRWVLLVNVLVAVAVTWSHGDLFSHKITLTTIPFTLIGLPLAIFLGFRNNAAYDRYWEARKLWGELLLRSRNLARQTLSLIDLPDGPAPDAPPPRGDLGDVRVRLLYRMIAVAQALKHQLRGTRDVQGEVAALLRPEEAHRVAGLANPAAALLLEAGEDLRRCRRAGQLDSVRAAALDATLSAISAAAASCERIKSSPLPFSYTLLLHRTAYLYCFLLPFGLVDSIGFMTPFVVGIVAYTFFGLDALGDEIEEPFGLLPNDLPLDAICRGIEIDLRQALGERDTPPPLQPVDYCLM; via the coding sequence GTGATTGTTCGCGACCGCCCCTCGGGCCTGCGCCTGTTCCTGGTGGTGCGGGGCTCCATCCTCAAGCAGATCCGCTGGGTGCTGTTGGTGAACGTGCTGGTCGCCGTGGCGGTGACCTGGTCGCATGGTGATCTGTTCAGCCACAAGATCACGCTCACCACCATTCCCTTCACCCTCATCGGCCTGCCGCTGGCGATCTTTCTGGGCTTTCGCAACAACGCCGCCTACGACCGCTACTGGGAGGCGCGCAAGCTCTGGGGCGAGCTGCTGCTGCGCAGCCGCAACCTGGCGCGACAGACGCTGAGCCTGATCGACCTGCCCGATGGCCCGGCGCCAGATGCGCCGCCGCCGCGCGGCGATCTCGGCGATGTGCGCGTGCGCCTGCTGTACCGCATGATCGCGGTGGCGCAGGCGCTCAAGCACCAGCTGCGCGGCACGCGCGATGTGCAGGGCGAGGTGGCGGCGCTGCTGCGGCCCGAGGAGGCGCACCGCGTCGCGGGCCTCGCCAATCCGGCCGCGGCCCTGCTGCTGGAGGCGGGCGAAGACCTGCGGCGTTGCCGCCGGGCCGGCCAGCTGGACTCGGTGCGCGCCGCCGCCCTCGACGCCACGCTCTCGGCCATCAGCGCCGCCGCCGCGTCCTGCGAGCGCATCAAGAGCTCGCCGCTGCCCTTCTCCTACACCCTGCTGCTGCACCGCACCGCCTACCTCTACTGCTTTCTGCTGCCCTTCGGCTTGGTGGACAGCATCGGCTTCATGACGCCCTTCGTGGTGGGCATCGTGGCCTACACCTTCTTCGGCCTGGACGCGCTGGGCGACGAGATCGAGGAGCCCTTCGGCCTGCTGCCCAACGACCTGCCGCTGGACGCGATCTGCCGCGGCATCGAGATCGACCTGCGCCAGGCCCTGGGCGAGCGCGACACGCCGCCGCCGCTGCAGCCGGTGGACTATTGCCTGATGTGA
- a CDS encoding helix-turn-helix domain-containing protein — translation MSGPEMLMQVLKAEMRAAGVTYKTLAQRLGMSESSIKRVFSQGDMSLSRLAQVCKAVGVALEDVLRQAADAVPQADTLTLAQERSLVQDPHLLLVAICCLGHWSVAQMLETYRLSEPQLIACLVKLDRLSLIELKPLNRYRLRVSLAFRWQPDGPVQQFFRSHVVDDYFAGRFDGAGETLLCVHGRLSAPSAKGLVQKIHQLAAELARLHQDDQRLQPEARDGFTLLVGLRSWEFAAFTAMRR, via the coding sequence ATGAGCGGTCCGGAAATGTTGATGCAGGTGCTGAAGGCCGAGATGCGCGCCGCCGGCGTGACCTACAAGACCCTGGCGCAGCGCCTGGGGATGAGCGAGTCCAGCATCAAGAGGGTGTTCTCGCAGGGCGATATGAGCCTGAGCCGGCTGGCCCAGGTCTGCAAGGCGGTGGGCGTGGCGCTGGAGGATGTGCTGCGCCAGGCCGCTGATGCGGTACCGCAGGCCGATACCCTCACGCTGGCGCAGGAGCGTTCGCTGGTGCAGGACCCGCATCTGCTGCTGGTGGCGATCTGTTGCCTGGGCCATTGGAGCGTGGCGCAGATGCTGGAGACCTACCGGCTCAGCGAGCCGCAGCTGATCGCCTGCCTGGTGAAGCTGGACCGACTCTCGCTGATCGAGCTCAAGCCGCTCAACCGCTACCGGCTGCGCGTGTCGCTGGCGTTCCGCTGGCAGCCCGACGGGCCGGTGCAGCAGTTCTTCCGCAGCCATGTGGTGGACGACTATTTCGCCGGCCGCTTCGACGGCGCCGGCGAGACCCTGCTGTGCGTGCACGGCCGGCTCTCAGCCCCCAGCGCCAAGGGCCTGGTGCAGAAGATCCACCAGCTGGCCGCCGAGCTGGCACGCTTGCACCAGGACGACCAGCGCCTGCAGCCCGAGGCGCGCGATGGCTTCACCCTGCTGGTGGGGCTGCGCTCCTGGGAGTTCGCTGCCTTCACCGCGATGCGGCGCTGA
- a CDS encoding RNA methyltransferase — translation MQISSFRQRLRALGANPQHEQRVLRDWLLGRGHEAGRRKLEDFLPLRLREALPALDAELQGLARLVSSHPGEDGSARLLVGLADGQTVESVLLPREGLCVSSQVGCAVGCQFCMTGRDGLLRQLTSGEMLAQLVLARTQRPVKKLVFMGMGEPSHNLDNVLEAIELMGTLGNIGHKNLVFSTVGDPRAFERLPQGVVKPALALSLHTSKAALRERLLPRAPRLTPEELVAAGEHYARSSGYPIQYQWTLLEGINDGPDELDGIVRLLKGKYGILNMIPYNSVPELPFQRPSWERARAIAAELHQRGVLTKLRDSAGQDVDGGCGQLRARALQGEAQPVRLAPRARGDAARR, via the coding sequence ATGCAAATCAGCAGCTTCCGCCAGCGCCTGCGCGCGCTGGGCGCCAACCCCCAACACGAGCAGCGCGTGCTGCGCGACTGGCTGCTGGGCCGCGGCCATGAGGCTGGGCGCCGCAAGCTGGAGGACTTTCTGCCGCTGCGCCTGCGCGAGGCCCTGCCCGCCCTGGATGCCGAGCTGCAGGGCCTGGCAAGGCTGGTCTCCAGCCACCCGGGCGAGGACGGTTCGGCGCGCCTGCTGGTGGGCCTGGCCGACGGCCAGACGGTGGAAAGCGTGCTGCTGCCGCGCGAGGGCCTGTGCGTCTCCAGCCAGGTGGGTTGCGCGGTGGGCTGCCAGTTCTGCATGACCGGGCGCGACGGCCTGCTGCGCCAGCTCACGAGCGGCGAGATGCTGGCCCAGCTGGTGCTGGCGCGCACGCAGCGGCCGGTCAAGAAGTTGGTGTTCATGGGCATGGGCGAGCCCTCGCACAACCTCGACAACGTGCTGGAGGCCATCGAGCTGATGGGCACGCTGGGCAATATCGGCCACAAGAACCTGGTGTTCTCCACGGTGGGCGACCCGCGCGCCTTCGAGCGCTTGCCGCAAGGCGTGGTCAAACCCGCGCTGGCGCTCTCGCTGCATACCAGCAAGGCGGCACTGCGCGAGCGCCTGCTGCCGCGCGCGCCGCGCCTCACGCCCGAGGAGCTGGTGGCGGCCGGCGAGCACTATGCGCGCAGCAGCGGCTACCCGATCCAGTACCAATGGACCCTGCTGGAGGGCATCAACGATGGCCCCGACGAGCTCGATGGCATCGTGCGCCTGCTCAAGGGCAAGTACGGCATCCTCAACATGATTCCCTACAACAGCGTGCCCGAGCTGCCGTTCCAGCGCCCCAGCTGGGAGCGGGCGCGCGCCATCGCGGCTGAGCTGCACCAGCGCGGCGTGCTCACCAAGCTGCGCGACTCGGCCGGTCAGGACGTGGATGGCGGCTGCGGGCAGCTGCGCGCCAGGGCGCTGCAAGGCGAGGCGCAGCCGGTGCGGCTGGCGCCGCGGGCGCGCGGCGACGCCGCGCGGCGGTGA